From Brevibacillus marinus, a single genomic window includes:
- a CDS encoding DUF2935 domain-containing protein, translating into MSDEFVTRSLDEIQFWSRIMKEHSLFLKLGFNCDDTQLIQEADRFYSLFEKIEHQATSLPTDVDPQFIARFNTNVHTAVSHIWAFKRRVLGMILSCKIGGFNYPLLVDHISREAAYFMNRLQQLNTGTLDPLPDAIINENVFFLRIMADHAKFISHLLDPSERKLVEQARDFSHDFDQLLFQAIDLDSMRPQSQTRPLLDQFVDQNRISVRQLRDFKKTARDLIEACRIKSLIPPLLADHVFREASRFLEILDAFDAALTGGPSMAESSSFYSV; encoded by the coding sequence ATGTCTGATGAATTTGTAACAAGATCTCTTGATGAGATACAATTCTGGTCAAGAATTATGAAAGAGCACTCCCTGTTTCTTAAACTTGGATTTAATTGTGACGATACCCAACTAATACAGGAAGCAGATCGTTTTTATTCCCTTTTTGAAAAAATTGAACACCAAGCCACGTCTTTGCCAACGGATGTTGACCCGCAATTTATTGCTCGGTTTAACACCAATGTCCACACGGCCGTTTCACACATATGGGCCTTTAAGAGAAGAGTATTGGGTATGATTTTATCGTGTAAAATTGGTGGATTTAACTACCCTCTTCTGGTTGACCACATCAGCAGGGAAGCCGCTTACTTTATGAATCGCCTGCAACAGCTCAACACCGGAACATTAGACCCATTGCCGGACGCGATCATCAACGAAAACGTCTTTTTCCTTCGCATCATGGCTGATCACGCAAAATTTATCAGCCATTTGCTTGACCCGTCCGAGCGTAAACTGGTTGAGCAGGCTCGGGATTTTAGCCATGATTTTGACCAGCTCCTGTTTCAAGCAATCGACCTTGACTCGATGCGCCCTCAATCGCAAACACGCCCGCTTCTCGATCAATTCGTTGATCAGAACAGAATTTCCGTAAGGCAACTACGGGACTTTAAAAAGACAGCACGCGATCTGATTGAAGCTTGTCGGATAAAAAGCCTTATTCCCCCTCTGCTCGCTGACCACGTATTTAGAGAAGCGTCGCGCTTCCTGGAAATTTTGGATGCGTTTGATGCAGCTTTGACAGGTGGACCATCGATGGCTGAATCCAGCTCATTCTACTCGGTTTAA